In a single window of the Luteibacter rhizovicinus DSM 16549 genome:
- a CDS encoding DUF4442 domain-containing protein, with the protein MKASTLRRVLNWWPPFLFAGVRVLRLDDDYRHARVRLKLAWYNRNYVRTHFGGSLFSMTDPFWMIMTLKSLGDDYIVWDQAGEIRFVSPGREDVFAEFHVEEAVLDEVRAATANGEKCLRWFETDVRTASGELVASVRKQLYVRRKKGR; encoded by the coding sequence ATGAAAGCAAGCACCTTGCGACGCGTCCTCAACTGGTGGCCTCCGTTTCTCTTCGCCGGGGTTCGCGTGCTGCGACTCGACGACGACTATCGCCATGCGCGGGTGCGGCTGAAACTCGCCTGGTACAACCGCAATTACGTGCGGACGCATTTCGGCGGCAGCCTGTTTTCGATGACCGATCCGTTCTGGATGATCATGACCCTGAAGAGCCTGGGCGACGATTACATCGTCTGGGACCAGGCGGGCGAGATTCGTTTCGTGTCGCCGGGGCGGGAGGATGTGTTCGCCGAATTCCACGTCGAGGAGGCCGTGCTCGACGAGGTGCGCGCGGCCACCGCGAACGGCGAGAAGTGCCTGCGCTGGTTCGAGACCGATGTGCGCACGGCGTCCGGCGAGCTGGTGGCGTCGGTGCGCAAGCAGCTGTATGTGCGCCGCAAGAAGGGGCGGTGA
- the trxA gene encoding thioredoxin, which translates to MTSAQTRSEHIFDATTAAFEDEVIKASLETPVLVDLWAEWCGPCKSLGPILEKLAAEYNGSFRLAKIDVDAEQELAAMFGVRSIPTVILISGGQVVDGFAGALPEGQIREFLTKHGVQPGEAANDGTAEAATPETAEEAINRLQQAIAAEPERAELKLDLALALMRAGNVASAQSELDALPANLATDARAVRLRSQLELARALAGAPSLEALKARVQSDDADWEARDLLGVRLLIEGEAAAGLDQFLDILKRQRDWNEGQAKKRLLAAFTTLDDAALVSQYRRKMASLVF; encoded by the coding sequence GTGACCAGCGCCCAGACCCGTAGCGAGCACATCTTCGACGCGACCACGGCCGCTTTCGAGGACGAGGTCATCAAGGCCTCGCTGGAGACCCCGGTCCTGGTGGATCTCTGGGCCGAATGGTGCGGCCCGTGCAAGTCGCTCGGACCGATCCTCGAGAAGCTCGCCGCCGAGTACAACGGCAGCTTCCGCCTGGCGAAAATCGACGTGGACGCCGAGCAGGAGCTGGCGGCCATGTTCGGCGTGCGCAGCATCCCGACCGTGATCCTGATCAGCGGCGGCCAGGTGGTCGACGGCTTCGCGGGTGCCCTGCCCGAGGGCCAGATCCGCGAGTTCCTGACCAAGCACGGCGTCCAGCCGGGCGAGGCCGCCAACGATGGGACCGCCGAGGCCGCCACACCGGAAACCGCTGAAGAGGCCATCAACCGGCTCCAGCAGGCCATCGCCGCCGAGCCGGAACGCGCGGAACTCAAGCTCGACCTCGCCCTGGCCCTGATGCGTGCCGGAAACGTGGCCTCGGCCCAGTCCGAGCTCGACGCCCTGCCCGCCAACCTGGCCACCGACGCCCGTGCCGTGCGCCTCCGTAGCCAGCTCGAGCTGGCCCGCGCCCTGGCCGGCGCGCCGTCCCTCGAGGCACTGAAGGCCCGCGTGCAGTCGGACGACGCCGACTGGGAAGCCCGTGACCTGCTCGGCGTGCGTCTGCTGATCGAGGGCGAGGCCGCCGCGGGTCTGGACCAGTTTCTCGACATCCTCAAGCGCCAGCGCGACTGGAACGAGGGACAAGCCAAGAAGCGGCTGCTCGCGGCGTTCACCACGCTCGACGATGCCGCACTGGTCAGCCAGTACCGCCGGAAGATGGCTTCGCTGGTTTTCTGA